Proteins encoded by one window of Psychromonas sp. L1A2:
- a CDS encoding DUF4250 domain-containing protein, with amino-acid sequence MLENYKKMDVNMLLSIVNMKLRNESQTLEDLCVTYEIEKPLLLERLEKHDFVYDDDHHQFKQRSTQ; translated from the coding sequence ATGTTAGAGAACTATAAAAAAATGGATGTTAATATGCTGTTGAGTATTGTTAATATGAAATTAAGAAATGAAAGTCAAACACTCGAGGACCTATGTGTAACCTATGAAATTGAAAAGCCATTGCTATTAGAAAGGCTTGAAAAGCATGATTTTGTTTATGATGATGATCACCATCAGTTTAAGCAGCGCTCTACACAATAA
- a CDS encoding metal ABC transporter permease: protein MQALFESLVSPFTFEFMQQAFVMVLLLAVPTALLSCFLVLKGWSLMGDAISHSVLPGIVIAYVLAIPFAVGAFVAGISCAVCTGYIKEHSRLKEDTVMGIVFSSMFALGLLLMTKIETDVHLDQILFGDLLGSSWQGIGEVALVSLVVCFFLFIKGKDLLLFVFDKQHAQVMGLSVRFLHYALLSILSITIVFSLKAVGMILVITMLITPGAIAFLVTRSFYKMLIISVLIACSCSFLGIYISFFIDSAPAPTIIMLFSGLFIAVFCYSSLKIKRLSEAKHKRHKKHLAKGAWLGYPYRYR, encoded by the coding sequence ATGCAGGCTCTATTTGAATCTCTTGTATCTCCTTTTACATTTGAGTTCATGCAACAAGCATTTGTGATGGTGTTGTTATTGGCTGTTCCAACGGCTTTGCTCTCTTGTTTTTTAGTCTTAAAAGGATGGTCATTAATGGGAGATGCTATTTCTCATTCTGTATTGCCAGGTATCGTAATCGCTTATGTTTTAGCGATTCCTTTTGCTGTTGGTGCGTTTGTCGCAGGCATTAGTTGCGCTGTATGTACTGGTTATATTAAAGAGCATAGCCGTCTCAAAGAGGATACGGTTATGGGAATTGTATTTTCATCGATGTTTGCATTAGGTTTGTTATTAATGACCAAAATAGAAACTGATGTACACCTCGATCAAATTCTTTTTGGGGATTTACTAGGCAGTAGCTGGCAAGGGATAGGTGAAGTTGCTCTTGTTAGTTTAGTTGTCTGCTTTTTCTTATTTATAAAAGGAAAAGACTTATTACTTTTTGTTTTTGATAAGCAACATGCGCAAGTTATGGGGTTATCTGTGCGTTTTTTACATTATGCTTTATTGTCTATTTTATCTATTACTATTGTATTTTCGTTAAAAGCGGTGGGTATGATTTTAGTGATCACTATGTTAATTACACCTGGTGCCATTGCATTTTTAGTGACTAGAAGTTTCTATAAAATGTTAATTATTAGTGTGTTAATTGCCTGTAGTTGTTCTTTCTTAGGTATTTACATTAGTTTCTTTATTGATAGTGCGCCCGCACCGACGATTATCATGTTGTTTAGTGGGTTATTTATTGCAGTGTTTTGTTATAGCAGTTTAAAGATAAAGCGATTGAGTGAAGCGAAACATAAGCGGCATAAAAAGCATTTAGCTAAAGGAGCTTGGTTAGGTTACCCGTATCGTTATAGGTAA
- a CDS encoding metal ABC transporter permease: protein MFDYLLEPFSYQYMVNAIFVSALVGGVCAFLSVYLMLKGWSLIGDALSHSIVPGVAGAYMLGLPFAVGAFFSGGLAATVMLFLNQRSKLKEDAIIGIIFTSFFGLGLFMVSLSPTSVNIQTIVLGNILAISPYDTLQLLLISFITLIVLTLKWRDFMVLFFDEQHARSIGLNATGLKIIFFTLLSASTVAALQTVGAFLVIAMVVIPGATAYLLSDKFSNIIFISIAIGTLTSLIGAYLSYFIDGATGGVIVLFQTLIFVISFFFAPKYGLISNRKKQKPVTQGASQLTNKSTAQPTVKSSIHSTHLNQKNKREVAHAGSI, encoded by the coding sequence ATGTTTGATTATTTATTAGAACCTTTTAGTTATCAATATATGGTTAATGCAATATTTGTAAGTGCTTTGGTAGGGGGCGTTTGTGCTTTTCTGTCCGTTTATTTAATGTTGAAAGGTTGGTCGTTAATTGGCGATGCACTCTCTCATTCGATAGTACCGGGGGTCGCAGGGGCTTATATGTTGGGATTACCTTTTGCTGTTGGGGCTTTTTTTTCTGGAGGCTTAGCAGCAACGGTCATGTTATTTTTAAATCAACGCTCAAAACTTAAAGAAGATGCGATTATTGGTATCATTTTCACTTCTTTTTTCGGACTTGGTTTGTTCATGGTTTCATTGAGTCCTACATCGGTCAATATTCAAACGATAGTGCTAGGTAATATTCTCGCAATCTCCCCTTACGATACGTTACAGCTCTTATTAATTAGCTTTATTACGCTGATTGTATTAACCCTAAAATGGCGTGATTTTATGGTGTTATTTTTTGATGAGCAGCATGCTAGAAGTATTGGTTTGAATGCTACGGGCTTAAAAATTATTTTTTTTACTTTATTGAGTGCATCTACCGTGGCTGCATTACAAACAGTGGGCGCATTTTTAGTGATAGCGATGGTGGTTATTCCTGGAGCAACCGCTTATTTATTAAGTGATAAATTTAGTAATATTATTTTTATTAGCATTGCTATCGGCACATTGACGTCCTTGATTGGTGCTTATTTAAGTTATTTTATTGATGGTGCGACAGGCGGAGTTATTGTTTTATTTCAAACGCTTATTTTTGTGATCAGTTTCTTTTTTGCACCTAAATACGGCTTAATAAGTAACAGAAAGAAGCAAAAGCCAGTGACTCAGGGCGCCTCGCAATTAACCAATAAATCAACAGCTCAGCCAACGGTGAAGTCTTCGATCCATTCAACCCATTTAAACCAAAAAAATAAAAGGGAGGTTGCTCATGCAGGCTCTATTTGA
- a CDS encoding manganese/iron ABC transporter ATP-binding protein, with the protein MIISKVDGKNMNTNYAEIDHIKVDNISVTYRNGFTAIHDTTFSLPEGSITALVGVNGSGKSTVFKSIMGLVSLKTGSVNILGLTVKQALKKNVVAYVPQTEKIDWDFPILVEDVVMMGRYGHMNMLRMSTKKDQELVEQALLRVDMQGYRKRQIGELSGGQKKRIFLARALAQQSKVILLDEPFTGVDVKTEEQIMVLLKALREEGKIILVSTHNLGSIPELCDRTVFINRTILDEGQTAKVFTPKNIEKAFGGALRHFVLAGDLLHNDDDKRQVTVISDDERPVVLYGEQHTNTVINQSK; encoded by the coding sequence ATGATAATAAGTAAAGTTGACGGGAAGAATATGAATACCAACTATGCCGAAATAGACCATATTAAAGTCGATAATATCAGTGTGACTTACCGTAATGGTTTCACTGCCATCCATGATACGACTTTTAGTTTACCGGAAGGCTCAATTACGGCGTTAGTCGGTGTTAACGGCAGCGGTAAATCAACCGTCTTTAAATCAATCATGGGGTTAGTGAGCTTGAAAACAGGCTCGGTTAATATATTAGGGCTAACGGTTAAACAAGCGTTGAAAAAAAATGTCGTCGCTTACGTGCCACAAACAGAAAAGATTGATTGGGATTTTCCTATCTTGGTTGAAGATGTTGTGATGATGGGCCGTTATGGGCACATGAATATGCTGCGTATGAGTACCAAAAAAGATCAGGAATTGGTTGAGCAAGCTTTGTTACGTGTTGATATGCAAGGTTACCGTAAACGCCAAATTGGCGAATTATCAGGTGGTCAAAAGAAACGTATTTTTTTAGCCCGAGCATTAGCCCAACAAAGTAAAGTTATTTTATTAGATGAACCGTTTACAGGGGTCGATGTAAAAACCGAAGAACAAATAATGGTGCTATTAAAAGCACTTCGTGAAGAGGGGAAAATCATTTTAGTCTCGACACATAATTTAGGCAGTATTCCTGAGCTTTGTGATCGAACTGTTTTCATTAACCGAACTATTTTAGATGAAGGGCAAACAGCGAAAGTATTTACACCTAAAAATATAGAAAAAGCCTTTGGTGGGGCACTACGTCATTTCGTTCTCGCAGGCGACCTTTTACATAATGATGATGATAAACGTCAAGTGACAGTGATCAGTGATGATGAACGGCCCGTTGTTTTATATGGTGAGCAACATACGAATACCGTAATTAACCAATCAAAGTAG
- a CDS encoding metal ABC transporter substrate-binding protein, translating to MLRPLLFIFIMTFQSQSSFAANDEKFKVITTFTVIADMVKNVVGDAAIVESITKANAEIHNYQATPGDLRRAQGADLIIYNGLNLELWFDKFFNNLKDVSKVVVTNNIQPMGITQGTYAGKPNPHAWMSAPNALIYVENIRAALVKYDPPHSETYNKNAKQYSQEIIDAVAPFKAAIAAVPEDKRWLVTSEGAFSYLTRDYNLKELYLWPMNSDSQGTPQQVKKVIDLVRSHHITAVFSESTVSAKPALQVARETGANYAGVLYVDSLSKADGPVPTYIDLLTTTLSHIAKGISQ from the coding sequence ATGCTTAGACCTTTATTATTTATTTTTATAATGACATTTCAATCACAGAGTAGTTTTGCAGCGAATGATGAAAAATTTAAAGTCATTACTACTTTTACAGTTATTGCAGATATGGTTAAAAATGTAGTTGGTGATGCCGCTATTGTTGAGTCAATTACCAAAGCAAATGCTGAAATTCATAATTATCAAGCAACGCCTGGCGATTTACGTCGCGCTCAAGGTGCAGACTTGATTATTTATAATGGACTTAACTTAGAGCTTTGGTTTGATAAGTTTTTTAATAATTTAAAAGACGTGTCTAAAGTTGTTGTGACTAACAATATTCAGCCAATGGGGATCACACAAGGGACTTATGCTGGAAAGCCTAATCCACATGCTTGGATGTCTGCTCCTAATGCATTGATCTACGTTGAAAATATTCGAGCAGCCTTAGTTAAATACGATCCTCCGCATAGTGAAACGTATAATAAAAATGCGAAACAATACAGCCAAGAAATAATAGATGCAGTGGCTCCTTTTAAAGCTGCCATTGCAGCCGTTCCTGAAGATAAACGCTGGTTAGTGACTAGTGAAGGGGCTTTTAGTTACCTAACACGGGATTACAATTTAAAAGAGTTATACCTTTGGCCGATGAACTCTGATTCTCAGGGCACTCCTCAACAAGTTAAAAAAGTAATAGACCTTGTACGATCGCATCATATAACCGCAGTCTTTAGTGAAAGCACCGTTTCAGCTAAACCTGCCTTGCAAGTCGCCAGAGAAACCGGTGCTAATTATGCGGGTGTCCTTTATGTTGATTCATTAAGCAAAGCGGATGGCCCGGTACCGACTTATATTGACCTACTTACAACAACCTTGAGTCATATTGCAAAGGGGATTAGTCAGTAA
- a CDS encoding serine/threonine protein kinase, with product MSNANLTYQKLTPECQLDALASIGIYPETGLLALNSYENRVYSFTDENQHRYVVKFYRPGRWNEQQLLEDHAFSERLLNAGLNLSTPLVFEDKTLHSFAGYYFSLFNNLSARSLAVDDIDSLYDVGIALGKLHKIGAKHQFIERPTLNVIEKINLAASDLMNCQHIPNAIKAPLFETIDKIKYKISNAKLSALPMIAIHGDAHASNILLKDGQPYWVDFDDCKMGPAVQDVWMLLNGDRQEQLLQLSMILEGYQEEYDFNTNQLAHIESLRTMRMIDYVSWINKRWEDPAFSRNFPWFITDQYWKELLQSLQHQLVLLDEVPLTLQPQY from the coding sequence ATGTCTAACGCAAACTTAACCTACCAAAAGCTCACTCCAGAATGCCAATTAGATGCTTTAGCAAGTATTGGTATTTACCCAGAAACAGGCTTATTAGCCTTAAATTCTTATGAAAACCGCGTTTATTCATTCACTGATGAAAATCAACACCGTTATGTAGTTAAGTTTTACCGTCCAGGACGCTGGAACGAGCAACAATTATTGGAAGATCATGCTTTTAGTGAACGTTTGCTAAATGCTGGTTTAAATCTTTCAACCCCCTTAGTTTTTGAAGATAAAACGCTGCATTCTTTCGCAGGGTATTATTTTTCACTCTTTAATAACCTATCAGCACGCTCTTTAGCCGTAGATGATATCGATAGCCTATATGATGTAGGCATTGCATTAGGAAAACTTCATAAGATAGGTGCAAAGCATCAATTTATTGAACGTCCCACTTTAAATGTCATCGAAAAAATTAATTTAGCTGCCAGCGACCTAATGAATTGTCAGCATATTCCTAACGCGATCAAAGCCCCTTTATTTGAAACCATTGATAAGATTAAATATAAAATTAGTAATGCTAAATTAAGTGCATTACCAATGATTGCAATACATGGGGATGCTCATGCAAGTAATATACTTTTAAAAGATGGTCAACCTTACTGGGTCGATTTTGATGATTGTAAAATGGGACCAGCAGTACAAGATGTCTGGATGTTATTGAATGGGGATAGACAGGAACAGCTATTACAATTATCAATGATTTTAGAAGGTTACCAAGAAGAATACGATTTCAATACAAATCAATTAGCCCATATAGAGAGCTTAAGAACGATGCGTATGATTGATTATGTGAGCTGGATCAACAAAAGATGGGAAGATCCGGCATTTTCTCGAAACTTTCCATGGTTTATAACTGACCAATATTGGAAAGAGTTGTTACAATCGCTACAACATCAGTTAGTATTATTAGATGAAGTTCCCCTTACACTTCAGCCTCAATATTAA
- a CDS encoding thiol:disulfide interchange protein DsbA/DsbL, which translates to MKKVFALLVGLVLLPLSVNAADFKEGTNYEVIKQTATEKPEVLEFFSFYCPHCFKFEPLMEKLAQDLPSDVTIKKSHVNFLGGAMADEVTKAYAAADLLDVKEEVTSIIFDRIHTQRKAINSEKDIIDIFAKAGVSEKDATAALASFPVNGMASQMKRNTENFKVRGVPTLIVNGKYKVNTGSVKSVEEFTELVTFLTKKTD; encoded by the coding sequence ATGAAAAAGGTTTTTGCTCTATTAGTTGGTTTAGTATTACTGCCATTAAGTGTTAATGCTGCAGACTTTAAAGAAGGTACTAACTACGAAGTTATTAAACAAACAGCAACAGAGAAACCAGAAGTTTTAGAGTTTTTCTCTTTTTACTGCCCACATTGCTTCAAGTTTGAACCACTAATGGAAAAACTAGCACAAGATCTACCTTCAGATGTAACAATTAAAAAGAGCCACGTTAACTTTTTAGGTGGCGCAATGGCTGATGAAGTAACAAAAGCTTATGCAGCTGCAGATTTATTAGATGTTAAAGAAGAAGTAACAAGTATTATATTTGACCGCATTCATACGCAGCGTAAAGCAATTAACAGTGAAAAAGATATTATCGATATCTTTGCTAAAGCAGGCGTTTCAGAGAAAGATGCAACTGCTGCATTAGCAAGTTTCCCTGTAAATGGTATGGCTTCACAAATGAAACGTAACACAGAAAACTTTAAAGTACGTGGCGTTCCAACACTGATTGTTAACGGTAAGTACAAAGTAAATACTGGATCAGTAAAAAGCGTTGAAGAGTTCACTGAGTTAGTGACTTTCTTAACTAAAAAAACGGACTAA
- a CDS encoding uridine kinase family protein yields the protein MFNNAAQMKSAIKELHNHKESTKAQVVAISGIEGSGKRELTEKIAAALTLDGLNVAVIHTDDWEASKNVRFNVMNSPEEYYLNAYRFDEMFEELVLPLKLFGSIKTSVNLDDAECPRQVDYNFENIDIILIEGVYLLQEAYLDLYDYSCWVKSNFGTALKRLHEQVNIEESQEALVNLFELLIKPAGQYHLYADDPIGNSKSIYLEQASVPNE from the coding sequence ATGTTTAATAATGCAGCACAAATGAAAAGTGCTATTAAAGAACTGCATAACCACAAAGAATCTACGAAAGCACAAGTTGTTGCTATTAGTGGAATTGAAGGTAGTGGTAAACGCGAACTAACCGAAAAAATTGCAGCTGCATTAACCTTAGATGGTTTAAATGTCGCTGTTATTCATACCGATGACTGGGAAGCGAGCAAAAATGTTCGGTTCAATGTAATGAACAGCCCTGAAGAATATTACCTTAATGCTTATCGTTTTGATGAAATGTTTGAAGAGTTAGTTCTACCTTTAAAGCTATTTGGCAGTATTAAAACATCCGTTAATTTAGATGATGCCGAATGCCCTCGACAAGTAGATTATAACTTTGAGAACATAGATATCATTCTTATTGAAGGAGTGTACCTTTTACAAGAAGCTTATTTAGATCTATATGATTATAGCTGTTGGGTAAAAAGTAATTTTGGCACCGCATTAAAACGCTTACATGAACAAGTTAATATTGAAGAGTCACAAGAAGCCCTGGTTAATTTATTTGAATTACTCATTAAACCCGCTGGGCAATATCATCTTTATGCTGATGATCCCATCGGTAATAGCAAATCAATTTACCTAGAACAAGCAAGCGTGCCGAATGAGTAA
- the coaA gene encoding type I pantothenate kinase, translating into MSNHDAFNQQSIHSAYMHFERNQWANLRDNVKLTLSEDDISQLQGINESLSMEEVVDIYLPLSRLLNLYVEARQYRHTVRDTFLDSDNDKVPYIIGIAGSVAVGKSTSARILQALLSRWPEHPKVALVTTDGFLRPNKDLVARNLMHKKGFPESFDTKALIEFVSAIKSGQKQITAPIYSHLTYDIIPDKSLQFEKPDIVILEGLNVLQTAGLNDPEQSHRVFVSDFVDFSIFVDADTDLLKTWYIQRFLKFREGAFTDPNAYFHSYSKMSKREAIAIASKIWDEINGINLEENIRPTRDRANLILKKSINHQVSQVKLRK; encoded by the coding sequence ATGAGTAATCATGACGCATTCAATCAACAAAGTATTCATAGCGCTTATATGCACTTTGAGCGCAACCAATGGGCAAACTTACGAGACAATGTAAAACTAACCCTATCTGAAGACGATATAAGCCAATTACAAGGTATTAATGAGTCGTTATCGATGGAAGAAGTGGTTGATATCTATTTACCTCTTTCACGGTTATTAAACCTGTATGTAGAAGCACGGCAGTACCGCCATACCGTTCGTGATACTTTCCTTGATTCTGATAACGATAAAGTACCTTATATTATAGGTATTGCAGGTAGTGTGGCCGTAGGTAAAAGTACCTCAGCTCGTATACTACAAGCTTTGTTATCACGCTGGCCTGAGCATCCGAAAGTGGCTTTAGTCACCACAGATGGCTTTTTGCGCCCTAATAAAGACTTAGTTGCTCGTAATTTAATGCATAAAAAAGGCTTCCCTGAAAGCTTTGATACCAAAGCCTTAATTGAGTTTGTTTCAGCAATTAAATCTGGCCAAAAGCAAATCACAGCACCTATTTATTCTCACTTAACCTATGACATTATCCCTGACAAGTCATTACAATTTGAAAAGCCTGATATTGTTATTTTAGAAGGTTTAAATGTGTTACAAACAGCTGGACTAAACGATCCAGAACAGTCTCACCGTGTCTTTGTTTCTGATTTCGTTGATTTTTCTATTTTTGTTGATGCCGATACCGACTTACTGAAAACCTGGTATATCCAACGTTTTTTAAAGTTTAGAGAAGGCGCCTTTACCGATCCAAATGCTTACTTTCATAGTTATTCTAAAATGAGTAAGCGTGAAGCTATTGCTATCGCATCAAAGATTTGGGATGAAATAAATGGAATTAATTTAGAAGAGAATATTAGGCCAACACGTGACCGTGCTAATTTAATCTTGAAAAAATCGATTAATCACCAAGTCAGCCAAGTGAAGTTGCGGAAATAA